The sequence below is a genomic window from Salinispira pacifica.
ACGAACTCAATCCAGTACTACGCGGGTTTGCTAACTATTTCAGGATAGCAAATTGTACGAAGGTATTCAGGGAGCTGATGAGCTGGGTACGCAGGCGATTGCGGGCTATTCAGTTGCGACTTTGGAAACGCTCTTCCCGGCTGCACCGCCGATTGCGGCAGCTGGGATTTCAAGGCGAGTTCAAACACATCAAGATGAGTTCGTGGAGATCGGCTAAAAGTCCGCTTGCAGCCATGGCGCTGCAAAACAAGCACTTTGAAGAGATGAATCTGTTTTCTCTCGACAAGGTACAGGTCGCAATTTCTGTCCGGCAGCTTGCTGGATAACTGAAGACAGGAGCCGTATACGAGGTCCGTACGTACGGTTCTGTGAGAGGGACAATAAAGGAGGTCATTCCTCCTTTATTGCCCTACTCGATATGCATGTCCGGAAGGTTCCCTGTGTTGGAAGGAAATTCCTCCGTTTGTATTTTTTCCCAATCCCCGATACATTAGAATGAACGGAGGGGAGCAAGATGAATGAACAATGGTATGCGCCGGGAGTAAATTTCAGCTGTACCCGATGTTCCCGATGCTGCAGGCATGATTCGGGGTATGTTTTTCTCTCGGAAGATGATATTCGCACACTCCGGCATCATCTATCACTGAGCAGAAAAGATTTCATCCAACAATATTGCACCGTAGTGGATTTCTCTGTGGCAAAACGGGTAAGCCTGAAAGAGCAGGAGAATTTCGACTGTATATTCTGGAAGGACGGCGGCTGCAGCGTGTATGAGGCGCGGCCTCTTCAGTGCCGGGCCTATCCATTCTGGGAACGTCATATGGAATCGAAAAAGGATTGGGATGCCCTGGAACATGAATGCCCGGGAATCAATGCGGGTGCTCATCACAGCAGAGAGGAAATAGAGGACTGGCTCCGGGCCAGGAAGAATTCCCCCCTCACGGAAAGAGGTTGAGCAGAATATGAAAATACGGATTTGGGGCGCCCGGGGATCCCATCCCCATCCCATTACACCCGATCAGTTCAGAGAGCGGGTGAAAAGTATCGTTCAACGGGTGAGAGAAGAGGATATTTCCAGCAATGAAAACCGGGAACGGTTTCTCAATTCCCTGCCGGACTGGTTATGGAATCCCCCGGGGGGGAATACGCCCTGCGTGGAAGTGCGGTTATCCGACGGCAGCTGTCTGATTTTCGATGCCGGAACGGGAATTATTCCGCTATCTCAGAGAATGAGATCTCAGGAACCCGGCATTCAGGATTTTCATCTGTTCTTTTCACATTTTCATTACGACCATATTCAGGGTCTGCCCTTCTTTTCCCAGGCCTATAACCCATCCACTTCAATTCATTTTTACAGTCCCGAGCCCGATGTGGAATATAATCTCAAGGATCATATGCAGCATCCGTTTTTCCCCGTGACCATGGAAGAAAAGATGACCGGCAAACAGCACTTTCATGTTCTGCGAAGCGATCATCGAGGAAACAGGGCCATAGAGCTGAACGGTGCAAAGGTGGAATGGCACGATATCAACCATCCGGGAAATGCCTATGCCTACCGCATAACCGAAGGAGATGCATCGGTGATTATCGCCACCGATTATGAGCTCAGCGACAGCGATTTCGCGAAACAGTCCCGCCACGGGACGTTCTTCGCCAACCCCGATGTTTTAATTCTGGATACAATGTACACCCTGGGTGAAGCCATAGAAAAATTCAACTGGGGCCATTCCAGTTTCAGTATCGGCGTTGACTTTGCACATGCCTGGGGCGTGAAAACGCTTTTGATGTTTCATCATGAACCCCAGTACAGCGATAAGCGGCTATATAATAATCTGAGACATGCACGCTGGTATGCGGAACGGCAGAATTATCCGGATCTTGATATCAGACTTGCACAGGAAGGAATGGAGATTGATATACCATGATTGACTTGCGGCTTTCTTCCCGTGAAATTGTGGGTCTGTATCTGACCCTTGAAAAGGAAAATACCGCCAATCCGGAGCTTTCGGGGCTGCGGGAACGGATTTCCCGAAAACTCTGTAACTATCTTTCAATAGAACAGTTTGAAATGCTTGAAAGTCTTTATGCCAGGGGATATGAATTTGAGGAAGTGAAACAATGAATTCCATCATAGCCGAAAAAATCCAGTTTGTGAGGAAAACCATGAGAAGCGTACACATGAGCCGATTCAGAATGATGTTATTGTCCGCATTTCTGCTGATGTTCCTGTCAGCCGCCGTATGGGCCCAGGATGCCCAGCTCAGCGATGTACCGTCGGAAAATGCAGAGTACAATTTTTCCATTTGGGAAGCCGCCGCCGGTCTATCAGGCGGGTCCAACGTACGCTTTCCCCAGGAACTGCCTTCCTACATGCTGTTGAATCCTGCAGTGTTCAACCCCCTGGGCGTACCGGTGGTGGAAGCAGGATACAGCGGCATTATTGAAGGCGCAGGGAACGGATACAGCGGCCACCGGGCGTCACTGTGGTCGAACATCCCCATAGCCAGCGGTCAGATTAACAGCGGGTTTGAGTTTCAGAGCCTGGCCACAACTCTGGCAAATACGGGCAGCGCCGCACGTCTTCATGCCGGCTGGTCGAACAGTTTCCGTGACAGCTTTCTGCTTGGGGCCGGACTTGAAACCGGGTTGAGCCAGGGCAGAAACGGTACAGACTGGACACTCAGCGCCAAGCTGGGTGTATCACAGAATCTGGGAACAGTGGGACCCTTCGATACATTCAAATGGAATGCCGCCTTCACGAACCTGGGTAAAGAGATGACAACCCCCGGGGGAGCGTTTTATCGAAGTCCTTTCACTCTCAGGGGCGGCGTTCATGGCCAAATCGTACTGAATGACAATTTTACCCTGAGTAACGGTGTGCTCCTTGCATTCCCCGGCATGCGGGATTTCATGTTTAATCTCCAGTCCAGTCTGGAATTCAGGGAACGTCTGGCCCTCTCCCTCTCCTGGGGGCTTGATATCGGTCAGCAGGTCAATGATCAGTATCAGAATTCAAGTCTGCTGCCCCGGGTTTCCCTGAGCTATTCCATGTTCAACAGGGCTCATCCCGATCTGGATATTAATACGTCTCTGTATTCCCCCTACAGCGGACATACGGCGTTCTCCGTGGGCGCAGCCATGCCCCTCAAGCGGGTGGACAGGGATGGACCGGAAATCTCCCTGGAGATGCCGGAGCAGATATTTATTTCACCCAATAACGACGGACGTCAGGATAACTGGGATCAGGCTCTTGAAGTTGAGGATCCTTCGGGTGTTTCACGGATGGAGATTCATCTCAAAAGCGGTTCCGAAACGCTTTTTACCCAATCCTGGGAAATTGAGCCGGTAGCTGAAGAGGGTCTGTACGGTCTTGTTAAAGAAGTACTTCAGGGAAGCAGAACCGCAGTTATTCCCGAGTCCGTTCTTATCAGCGGAAAAAACGATTCCGGCGATGTACTGCCGGACGGAACCTATCAGTTTTCCATAACTGCAACGGATGTTCTTGGAAACAGGAGCGAACTGAACCCTGCAGAGGTGGTTATCGACACCATGCAGCCTGAAATTGAAATTGCCGATCTCAGCGTACAGGACAAAATCTTTTCCCCGAACAATGACGGGAATAAGGATGAGCTTCTCATTCCCCAGCAGGGAAGCAAGGAACAGCTCTGGGATCAGACCATTTATGATGCAACAGGCAATCCGGTCTGGACCAATCAAATCAGGGAATCATCCCTTGATCAGCTCTCATGGGACGGTTTCTCCGACCAGGGAAACAGACTGCCTGACGGGGTGTACCGCTATGAGGTTGTCAGCAGGGACCGGGCCGGGAATGAAAACCGGGCGGAAGTCAACAATATCATCATCAATTCTGTTGTTTCTCCGGTACGCATCGATCTGGCGGATTCCTATTTTTCACCCAATGGGGACGGCGTAAAGGACAGCCTCACTCTCCTGCCTATTCCCGAAAGCAGGGAAGGTATCCGCAGCTGGTCCATTCAGATCCTGGATGACCGGGAAGAACAGGTGACAACTCTCAACGGCGAGGGAGCCCCGTCGGCCCGGGTTGAGTTTGACGGACGCAGCACAGACGGAGAAGTGCTTCCCCAGGGACGCTACCGTGCCCGATTCATTCTGGAATACTTCAGCGGCAATACGCCCAGGGCATTGAGTCCGTGGTTCAACCTTGATGTGACCGCTCCTGAAATCAGTCTTGAACTGGAATCTGATCTTTTCTCACCCAATAACGATAACCGCAGCGACGTTCTAACCATCTATCAGGAATCTTCGGAAGAACAGCTGTGGGAGGCCCGGATCGTAGAAGCTGAAGATAATGCCCCTGTGAAAGAATACAGTTTCCGGGGCAGGGCGGATTTCGAACTGACATGGGATGGACGCGACAGCGACGGTGCACTGGCACCCGACGGAACATACCGCTATATCATCCAGTCCCGTGACAGAGCCGGAAACAGCGTGGAAGCCTCCAGCCCGGTGTTCACTCTGGATACCTCGGATGCTGAGGTTCTGGTAAACGCCGGATATGATGCATTCTCTCCCAATGGTGATGGAAACAAGGATGTTCAGGAGTTCACCACCAGAGTAAGCAATAATGATCAGGTCGAGAGCTACCGTTTTACAATAGAGAACGTGGACGGCGAACAGCTGCGCAGCATCTCCGGCACCGGAGAGGTCCCGGAAAACATCAGCTGGGACGGACGGGATGACCAGGGCAGACCTGTTGAAGACAATCTGTATATTGCAAAACTGGAAGTTGAGCTGAGAAACCGCAGCGTCGGCTCTGCCCAGACCAGGAGCTTCCAGCTGGATACCGTCTATCCGGAAATATCCCTGGATAGCGACTATCTGATTTTCAGTCCCAATGGCGATGAGAATAAAGATTCTCTGACCATCAGGCAGCGATCCACTCCCGAAGAATTGTTTGAAGCACGGATCCTGAATGCAGAAGGCGAAGCTGTGCGCAGCTACTTCTGGGAAGGCAGTATTGAAAACCTCACCTGGGACGGTCTTGATGAGTTCGGTAACCTTGCCCCGAACGGTGAGTACAGCTATGAAATCAGGGTGGAAGATCCTGCTGGCAATGTTGCTCTTGAACGGATAGAAGGCATAGAGCTTGACAGCAGAAATACTTCGGTTTTCCTCACATTGAGCGAAAACGGAATAAGTCCCAACGGTGACGGATTCAAGGACAGTCTGGAGATCGGACTCTACACAAATATCACCGAAGGTATCGATACCTGGGCACTGGCAATTTTCGGCGAGGGAGGAAATCTCATAGCCGAATACGGCGGAAACAGTCTCAGCGAGCAGGAAGAAATCAGCTTTGACGGCCGCAACGAGGACGGGGAAATTGTGGAAGGTCAGATGTACGCACAATTTTCCGTCCTCTACACCAAGGGTGACAATCCTCAAGCCAAGAGCTCACTGTTCAGAGTGGATAACAGCGGTCCGGATCAGACCGTACGGGTGAATCCGGTTCCTTTCAGTCCCGACGGAGACGGCATAGCCGATGTTCTCACCATTGACATTGACGCGGAGGATCCTGCCGGAATAGCAGGCTGGAGACTGGGAATTTACGACCGTGTGGGAAATCTGTTCAAGGAGTTCTCCTCCAACGGCGCTCCTGAAGAAGACATTCTATGGGACGGTCTCAGCGATGACGGTGAACGGGTCATATCTGCAGAGGACTACCGATACGAGTTTGAAAGCATAGACAGACTTGGAAACGAGAGCAGTTCGGAAGGGCTGATTCCCATCGATATTCTGGTGATCAAGGATGGAAACAACTACAAGGTGGCCATATCCAATATCACATTTGAGCCCAACAGTCCGAGAATCATTGTAGGCGGTCCGACGGCAGTCGGCCAGAGAAACGAATCCATTATTGAGCGTCTGATTGAGGTGTTCTCCAAGTATCCGCAGTACAGAATCGTGATCGAAGGGCATGCCAATAATATCAGCGGTACCGAACGGGAAGAGGTTGAGGAACTGCAGCCACTTTCCACCGGACGGGCTCAGGCCGTGAAAGATCAACTGGTTGAACGGGGCATGGATCCCACCCGGATCGATGTAGTAGGCAGGGGCGGCACCATGCCTCTGGTTCCGTTCTCGGATGAGGAAAACCGCTGGAAGAACAGAAGGGTTGAATTCATCCTCATTCGATGAGTACTTTATGAAACAAACCTGAAGGCGGCGGAAAACGGTTCCGCCGCCTTTGTTGCAGGAATTATTACCCCGAGAGGTAAAACCGGAGTGGGAACCTCCGAGGTAAAAAGTTACCTGAGAGGTAAAAAGATACCTGAGAGGTAAAAAGATACCTGAGAGGTGAAAAGATACCTGAGAGGTGAAAATATTGAAAAAAATGATGAGTATTCTCGCTGCCTTGCTGATTACCGTTGTGTTGGCAGCTGCTGTAGCGGGTTTTTTTGCGTACCGAAGCATATATATTTCTGATGTGCCGGAGGATGTTTCCCGGGACTTCACCGTGTATGCCGGCGAGAGCTTTAACTCCGTTGCCATGCGCCTGGAGGGCAGGGGAATTATTCCTTCCGCCGGGGTGCTCCAGCTTTACAGCCGCATTACCTCTTCCGACCGGGGAATTCAAAAGGGTTCCTACATTATTCCTCCGGGATTGAATGCGGTTGAGGTGATACGCTATCTGAGTTCCGGTCGCCAGAATCTCATTCAGGTGACAATCCCGGAAGGGAAAACCATCCGGCAGGTAGCTGCCATTCTGGATGAGGCTGGCATAACTGATTCCCGGGAATTTGTGGATGCGGCAACCGACAGGAATCTGGTTCAGAGTCTGGGAATCTACGGAGAGACGGCGGAAGGTTTTCTCTTCCCTGAAACCTATAATTTCGCAGAAGATTTTCCGGCAGATAAAATAGTGGCCCACATGATTTCGGTGTTTTACGACAATCTTGCCGACATTTATCCGGAATATAACAGCCTCAGCCAAAAGGAACTGTATGAGACGATCATCCTGGCATCCATTGTGGAACGGGAATATCTGGCAGAGGATGAAGCTCCGGTCATGGCCTCGGTTTTCTATAACCGCCTTGAACGGGGAATGCGGCTGGAATCCTGCGCAACTGTTGTCTATGTGATGACAGAAATCGAAGGCCTGGAACATCCCAACAGGATTTACTTCTCGGACCTGGACCGTCCCAATGAGTTCAACACATACTACCGCTCCGGTTTACCGCCGGCGCCTATTTCCAGCATCGGGAGGGTATCTCTTTCTGCGGCTTTTTATCCCGCAGAAACAGATTATCTGTTCTTTGTACTTGAGAGCCCGTCGGCGGGACGGCATGTATTCTCCGAATCTTATGAAGATCATCAGCTTGCCTCCGAGTTTTACTATGTTAAACTGAATTAATGGTGGGAAGCAGCCATGATCCCTGAAGAAACAATCGAAGAAGTCCGCCGGAAAACAGATATCGTTGAAGTGGTCGGCGAATATGTAAACCTCACCCGAAAGGGAGACCGGTACTGGGGCCTGTCACCGTTTAAAAACGAAAAAACCCCCTCATTCACCGTCACCCCGTCCCGGGAGATGTTCTACTGTTTCAGCACTCAAAAAGGGGGAAATGTATTCACCTTCATTATGGAGATGGAGCATCTTACATTCCCGGAAGCAGTGGAGTATCTGGGCCGTCGGGCTGGGGTGGAGATCGATCAGGATCGTGGGGAAATCAGCAGGGAATCCCGGGACCGCAAGGCCATGGAAGAGCTCTATGCCAAAATACGGGAAAGCTTCAGCTACCTGCTCACAGAATCGGACATGGGGCGCCCTGCGTTGGATTACATCCGGAACAGGGGGTTCGACAGGGAACTGATTGACCAGTTCTCCCTCGGCTATGCTCACCCCGATCCGTTCTGGTTGCACGGCTTTCTCATGAAGAAGGGGTACAGCCCTGAATTCCTGGGGAAAACCGGTCTTTTCAGCCAGCGGAATCCCCGGTGGTGTCTGTTCGCCAACCGTCTCATGTTTCCCATTCAGCGGCATCAGGGTGACACCGTGGGATTCGGCGGCCGGCTGCTGGACGGGGATGGTCCAAAATACATCAACAGTCCGGACACCATGATATTTCACAAGAAACACAACCTTTACGGCCTTGAGCGTGCCAAGGAGGGCATCAAAAAGGGTGAGGGGTTCATCCTGTGCGAGGGATATCTTGATGTACTGGCTTTTCACCAGGCCGGACTGACCAATGCGGTGGCGCCCCTGGGAACTGCGTTCACCCCGGAGCAGGCGAAGCTGCTCCATCGGTTCAGCACCAGGGGAACATGTGTTTTTGACGGAGATGAAGCCGGTTATAAAGCCAGCCAAAAGGCGGCGGTAATTTTTGAAATGGAAGGAATTGAATGTAATATTCTTTCATTAGAAAATGATAAGGATCCTGCGGATATATTGGCGGAAAACGGTTCACAAGAATTGAAAAATTTAGTACACTCTGCAACTACTGCGCTCGAGTTTTTAGTAACGAAAGCTGTTTCGAAGTCTGATATTCACACTCCTGAGGGAAAGGAGCGGATTCTCGAACAGCTTTTTCCGTATATCCGCAGTATACAATCTCCGGTTAAACAGGAGGCCAGCTTAGAAATACTTGCTGACCGTGTGTCCGTAACTCTTGAGTCTATTCGAGGCTCATTTCAGCGCTTTTTACGGGGCGAACGCAGTCCCAGGCCGAAACATGACGAGCCGGGGGCGGAGGGCGGACCCGAACATCGTCAGAAACGCATCGCCATGATCGTAAATCCCGAGAATCTTCTGATGACCGCACTGGTAATTCACCCCGAATATTTCCAGATGGTCCGAAAGCATATCAGAGCAATGGATTTGCGAAATGATATTGCCCAGTCATTATATGTGCTTCTCGAAGAGCATTTTCGAAATTCCGATTGCGAATTCGAAAAAATTCTTCAAGATATTGAACATGAAGAAGTAAAGAATTTTATAATGAAGAAAGCAACAAGCGGTGAATTCGGAAACGATCCAGCAGGTTATATAGAAGCTGCCTTACTCAGAGTCCGGAGCGATTTGCTGTCGGAAGAGCGGAGAGAAGTGGTTCAGCTTCTCAAGCGCAAGGAACAAAGCCGGGATTCCAAGGGACAGCGAGAGCTCCTGGAAAAGAAAATGTTTCTGGATACAGAACTTAAGACATTAAAGGAATCAATTCATGACAGAACTGCAGAATGATCCTGCAATAAAGAAACTACTTGATTACGCGAAAAACAAGAAAACTATCTCATATGACGAGGTGAACGATCTACTCCCCGAGGAACTCGTTAATTCAGAGAAAATCGAAGATGTCATGGTGATCCTCAGTCAGAATGATATACGGCTGTCGGAAGAAGTTCAGGCGCAAAATGAAGATATCGAAGCCGACCCGCCGGGTCAGCCTGGTATCACGCGAAAAAAAGCAGGGGATTCCGCCCAGTCAAAAGCCCAGCCCGCCAGTGCCGCTGAATCCGGAGATGCAAAAGGGGAGTCGGCAGATGGAAAGAGCGGATCTGAAGAACCCAAAAAGAAAGTAGTCTATAACGATAAAGACAGCGCTATTGATGATCCCATACGCCTGTATCTCCGGGAAATCGGAAAAGAAAATCTGCTCACCGCCGAACAGGAAGTTGAACTTTCCAAAAAGATGGAAGACGGCGAGAACATCATTAAAGGTGTGATCAGCGGCTCCGGAATGATGATCCCGGAATTTTTCAACCTGGCTGCCAGGGCATTCAGTAAAAAAGATCCCCGTGAAATGAGCATGAGCAAGAAAGAGATTTCTGAGTATCTTGCGGAGCGCCGAAGGCTGAGCCAGTTTTACCGTGAACCCCTGAAGCTGGTGGTTGCGGACCTGAAATCCTATATTGAGTTGAAAAAGAAGCTGATCTCCAAAGGGGAGGATATCATTTCCCATCCTAAATTGGCGCAGAAACGGGACAGCCTGGTTGGGCGTCTTTCGGATATTAATCTGCATCAGGATGAAATTCTCCAGTTTTCCGAAAAATTTGTGAGCACTGCCAAAAAAATAAAAAGTTATCAGAAAGAGATCACCAGAAACGAAAAGCGTCTGCGGGTGAAAAATTCCCGGGAACTGCGATCTCTGGGCCGTAAACTCACCATACTTGAAGACCGTGAACTCATTGAAGACGAACTTGGATTATCCTCGGATGAAATCAAAGAGATGATCCGGGAAATTCAGATGACTGAAAAGAAAATCCGCAGCTATGAGCTTGAGTTTGAAAACCCGATAGATCAGATACTCGACATGGCTGGAGAAATTGAGCGCGGAAAGATCATGATGCAGAATGCCAAGGATCGCCTGATCAAAGCGAACCTGCGGCTGGTTGTCAGCATCGCCAAGAAATACACCAACCGGGGTCTTCATTTCTTTGACCTGGTTCAGGAAGGAAATATCGGTCTGATCAAAGCTGTTGAGAAGTTTGAGTACCGGAAGGGGTACAAGTTCTCAACCTATGCCACGTGGTGGATCCGTCAGGCTATTACCAGAAGCATTTCCGACCAGGCACGAACCATTCGGGTTCCGGTGCATATGATTGAACAGATCAACAAAGTTGTCCGCGAATCCAGGCAGCTCATGCAGGTGCTGGGAAGAGAACCCAGCGATGAAGAAATCGCCGAACGTCTGGGCTGGACAGTCAGCAGGGTCAAATCGGTGAAAAACGTGGCACGGGAACCCATTTCTCTGGAAACCCCCATAGGTGAAGAAGAGGACAGTCTCCTTGGAGATTTTATTGAAGACAAGGATGTTGAAAACCCCGCGCACCAGACTGCGTTCACTCTTCTGCAGGAACAATTGGGGGATGTCCTTGAAACGCTTCCGGAGCGGGAGCAGGAAGTGCTGAAAATGCGTTTCGGCCTGGAGGACGGCTACAGTCTGACTCTGGAAGAAGTAGGACTCTATTTCAATGTCACCAGGGAACGAATCAGACAGATTGAAGCAAAAGCACTCAGGCGTCTGCGCCATCCCAAGCGGAGCCGTCGATTGAAAGACTATTTGGATAATTAACAGAAACATCACAGGTATACACACAGGTACCTTTTCGAAAACAAAAAGAAACCGGAAATGCGGTATAATAACGAGGTAGAGGCTACACATGATTCAGGAAATATTGAACAAACTTCAGGAACTTCAGGATGTTCTGGCGGAGAAGTACTCCATCGAGAATGAGCTGAAGAATATTCCCAAAGCACTGAATACCAAAACGGAGCTGGTTAACCGGCTGAAAAAATCGTTCGTGGAAAAAAATGAGCGTCTTGAATCAGGCCGGGCCAAGGTTCAGGATTTGCGGATCAAGATGACCGATGCCGAGCGCGAACGGGAAAAGTATGAAGAGCAGATCGTAAACATCAACACCCAGCGGGAGTACGAAGCCCTTGTGAAGGAAATCCGGGAAGCCTCTGAACGCGAACAGAATTTTCGCAAAGATCTGCAAAGGGAACAGAAATACCTGGAAGAACTTCAGCAGAGCATAGAGCGTGAAGAAAGTCTCATTCAGGAACAGGAAAAGGAACTCACTTCCGAGCAGGAGAAGATCAAGGAGGAAAGCGACAAACGTCAGAAACTTCTTGAGACCCTCAATAAACAGGAAGATGAGATAACTCCGGGAATGGATGAGGAAATGGTTTTCAAATTCAAGCGAATTATCCGTTCCAAGGGAGGGAAGGGAATTGTGCCCCTTCGCCGATCTGTTTGTACCGGCTGTAATATGATTCTTCCCGCCCAGTTTGTGAATGACGTTAAGGCCGAGAAGGATGTGCTTTTCTGCCCCTACTGCTCAATGATTCTGTATCATCAGCCTGAAGCACCCGAAGGCGAAGATATTCTCGATTTTGATGATAACACCGTACTGTTTGACGACGATGAAGAATTTGACGACGACTTCAGCGATGATTTCGAGGATAAGGACTCGGATGATGACGAGGATGATGACTTCGAAGAGGATGAAGACGAAGAAGAGGATGAAGACGACATCGAGGAAGACGATGATGACTTTGACGATGATGATGACGTGGAAGATGATCATATCGAAGGTGACGGAATAGCCGAACAGAGTCTTGAAGATGTTGAAGAGGAAGAAGAAGATCTGAATGATGAAGATCTTGATGAAGAGTAATCTCTTCCGAAATATACGCTGAAATTTTATGCGGACCGGAATGCCGCCCGGAAACAGAGACACCGGGAGGAAAGTCCGGGCCCGGTTACGGGGTACCGGTTAATTGCCGGGAGGCGGTCCCACCGTCTACAGAAAGTGCAACAGAAAGATACCGCCCTCCGACCGGTAACGGCCGGGGGGTAAGGGTGAAATGGTGAGGTAAGAGCTCACCGCTTCCGCCGAGAGGCTGAAGGCACGGTAAACCTTGCCCCGGGCAAAACCAAGCAGCAGATCAACTGTATGGATATCCCATACAGTCTGCGGGTAGGTTGCTGGAAGCTCAATAGAGCTCAAGACAGATGGCATTCGTAAACAGAACCCGGCTTACCGGTCCGCATCTTTTCATTGACATTACATATCTCAATCCGTAAAATCCTGACTTATATGCGTCCCAAATCACGAGGCTTTTCAGAGACCCGAAGAATCAGATTACAGAGAGCAATAATCCCCGTATTGCTTCTTGCCGTGCTGGCGTCGGTCATTTTGTATGTTCTCTTGAGAAATTCCGAAGCCGTTCTCCCGGATACGGAGAATGACCAGATTCAAAAAGAATGGGATGCCCAAAACTATGAACAGGTAGCCGCACTTACCGGCGCCAAACTTCTTGATGAACCGTTGAACTCCCGGAACCTTCTGTATAACGGAATTGCCAATTTTTATTATGCTCTTACCCTGGTGAATCAGGATGAACGGGAAGGGCATCTCAACAGTTCAATTCATTCACTGCGTAAACTTCTGTACGATCCCCCGGCTGGATTTCAGCAGA
It includes:
- a CDS encoding YkgJ family cysteine cluster protein — its product is MNEQWYAPGVNFSCTRCSRCCRHDSGYVFLSEDDIRTLRHHLSLSRKDFIQQYCTVVDFSVAKRVSLKEQENFDCIFWKDGGCSVYEARPLQCRAYPFWERHMESKKDWDALEHECPGINAGAHHSREEIEDWLRARKNSPLTERG
- a CDS encoding MBL fold metallo-hydrolase → MKIRIWGARGSHPHPITPDQFRERVKSIVQRVREEDISSNENRERFLNSLPDWLWNPPGGNTPCVEVRLSDGSCLIFDAGTGIIPLSQRMRSQEPGIQDFHLFFSHFHYDHIQGLPFFSQAYNPSTSIHFYSPEPDVEYNLKDHMQHPFFPVTMEEKMTGKQHFHVLRSDHRGNRAIELNGAKVEWHDINHPGNAYAYRITEGDASVIIATDYELSDSDFAKQSRHGTFFANPDVLILDTMYTLGEAIEKFNWGHSSFSIGVDFAHAWGVKTLLMFHHEPQYSDKRLYNNLRHARWYAERQNYPDLDIRLAQEGMEIDIP
- a CDS encoding gliding motility-associated C-terminal domain-containing protein; protein product: MNSIIAEKIQFVRKTMRSVHMSRFRMMLLSAFLLMFLSAAVWAQDAQLSDVPSENAEYNFSIWEAAAGLSGGSNVRFPQELPSYMLLNPAVFNPLGVPVVEAGYSGIIEGAGNGYSGHRASLWSNIPIASGQINSGFEFQSLATTLANTGSAARLHAGWSNSFRDSFLLGAGLETGLSQGRNGTDWTLSAKLGVSQNLGTVGPFDTFKWNAAFTNLGKEMTTPGGAFYRSPFTLRGGVHGQIVLNDNFTLSNGVLLAFPGMRDFMFNLQSSLEFRERLALSLSWGLDIGQQVNDQYQNSSLLPRVSLSYSMFNRAHPDLDINTSLYSPYSGHTAFSVGAAMPLKRVDRDGPEISLEMPEQIFISPNNDGRQDNWDQALEVEDPSGVSRMEIHLKSGSETLFTQSWEIEPVAEEGLYGLVKEVLQGSRTAVIPESVLISGKNDSGDVLPDGTYQFSITATDVLGNRSELNPAEVVIDTMQPEIEIADLSVQDKIFSPNNDGNKDELLIPQQGSKEQLWDQTIYDATGNPVWTNQIRESSLDQLSWDGFSDQGNRLPDGVYRYEVVSRDRAGNENRAEVNNIIINSVVSPVRIDLADSYFSPNGDGVKDSLTLLPIPESREGIRSWSIQILDDREEQVTTLNGEGAPSARVEFDGRSTDGEVLPQGRYRARFILEYFSGNTPRALSPWFNLDVTAPEISLELESDLFSPNNDNRSDVLTIYQESSEEQLWEARIVEAEDNAPVKEYSFRGRADFELTWDGRDSDGALAPDGTYRYIIQSRDRAGNSVEASSPVFTLDTSDAEVLVNAGYDAFSPNGDGNKDVQEFTTRVSNNDQVESYRFTIENVDGEQLRSISGTGEVPENISWDGRDDQGRPVEDNLYIAKLEVELRNRSVGSAQTRSFQLDTVYPEISLDSDYLIFSPNGDENKDSLTIRQRSTPEELFEARILNAEGEAVRSYFWEGSIENLTWDGLDEFGNLAPNGEYSYEIRVEDPAGNVALERIEGIELDSRNTSVFLTLSENGISPNGDGFKDSLEIGLYTNITEGIDTWALAIFGEGGNLIAEYGGNSLSEQEEISFDGRNEDGEIVEGQMYAQFSVLYTKGDNPQAKSSLFRVDNSGPDQTVRVNPVPFSPDGDGIADVLTIDIDAEDPAGIAGWRLGIYDRVGNLFKEFSSNGAPEEDILWDGLSDDGERVISAEDYRYEFESIDRLGNESSSEGLIPIDILVIKDGNNYKVAISNITFEPNSPRIIVGGPTAVGQRNESIIERLIEVFSKYPQYRIVIEGHANNISGTEREEVEELQPLSTGRAQAVKDQLVERGMDPTRIDVVGRGGTMPLVPFSDEENRWKNRRVEFILIR
- the mltG gene encoding endolytic transglycosylase MltG, whose amino-acid sequence is MMSILAALLITVVLAAAVAGFFAYRSIYISDVPEDVSRDFTVYAGESFNSVAMRLEGRGIIPSAGVLQLYSRITSSDRGIQKGSYIIPPGLNAVEVIRYLSSGRQNLIQVTIPEGKTIRQVAAILDEAGITDSREFVDAATDRNLVQSLGIYGETAEGFLFPETYNFAEDFPADKIVAHMISVFYDNLADIYPEYNSLSQKELYETIILASIVEREYLAEDEAPVMASVFYNRLERGMRLESCATVVYVMTEIEGLEHPNRIYFSDLDRPNEFNTYYRSGLPPAPISSIGRVSLSAAFYPAETDYLFFVLESPSAGRHVFSESYEDHQLASEFYYVKLN
- the dnaG gene encoding DNA primase is translated as MIPEETIEEVRRKTDIVEVVGEYVNLTRKGDRYWGLSPFKNEKTPSFTVTPSREMFYCFSTQKGGNVFTFIMEMEHLTFPEAVEYLGRRAGVEIDQDRGEISRESRDRKAMEELYAKIRESFSYLLTESDMGRPALDYIRNRGFDRELIDQFSLGYAHPDPFWLHGFLMKKGYSPEFLGKTGLFSQRNPRWCLFANRLMFPIQRHQGDTVGFGGRLLDGDGPKYINSPDTMIFHKKHNLYGLERAKEGIKKGEGFILCEGYLDVLAFHQAGLTNAVAPLGTAFTPEQAKLLHRFSTRGTCVFDGDEAGYKASQKAAVIFEMEGIECNILSLENDKDPADILAENGSQELKNLVHSATTALEFLVTKAVSKSDIHTPEGKERILEQLFPYIRSIQSPVKQEASLEILADRVSVTLESIRGSFQRFLRGERSPRPKHDEPGAEGGPEHRQKRIAMIVNPENLLMTALVIHPEYFQMVRKHIRAMDLRNDIAQSLYVLLEEHFRNSDCEFEKILQDIEHEEVKNFIMKKATSGEFGNDPAGYIEAALLRVRSDLLSEERREVVQLLKRKEQSRDSKGQRELLEKKMFLDTELKTLKESIHDRTAE